One segment of Longimicrobiales bacterium DNA contains the following:
- a CDS encoding membrane dipeptidase: protein MAFAATTGRVLLVGLALGACQSGPDSQVAERDARVAAIHQDHVFADIHAHPSRFHRANVEKIEADELATYRRGNIDLIVANVSSDAAFHGGYTGADGSSVPRLRGDEVYPLEPGDGFAFMLDRLARITRTVEDGDAVLAVSPDVVLEAKRQGKLSIMAALEGADGIEGSLDNLREIHRRGVRLVQLIHFLNNDVGHKQTEPYIDEGLTDFGRELIREANRLGIIVDLAHANTPTLMDALEVSSQPMVFSHTGVKALHDGARYITDEEIEAIAARGGIIGIWPAKALGSVTDMVAHISHVRDLVGIDHVAIASDLRGMEYIPEFGEEANFRAIVDALMDAGYSDEEIGKIMGGNFFRLWQQVAAASEA, encoded by the coding sequence ATGGCGTTCGCGGCAACTACCGGCAGGGTGCTCCTCGTGGGACTGGCGCTTGGCGCATGCCAGTCCGGGCCGGACTCGCAGGTCGCGGAGCGGGACGCGCGGGTCGCGGCGATCCACCAGGACCACGTCTTCGCGGACATCCACGCCCACCCCAGCCGCTTTCACCGCGCGAATGTCGAGAAGATCGAGGCGGACGAGCTGGCGACGTATCGGCGCGGCAACATCGATCTGATCGTCGCGAACGTCAGCAGCGACGCGGCGTTCCACGGCGGCTACACCGGGGCGGACGGCAGCAGCGTACCACGCCTCCGAGGTGACGAGGTCTACCCGCTCGAGCCGGGCGACGGCTTCGCCTTCATGCTGGATCGGCTCGCGCGGATCACGAGGACGGTGGAGGACGGTGACGCCGTGCTCGCGGTTTCACCCGATGTGGTGCTGGAGGCGAAGCGGCAGGGGAAGCTCTCGATCATGGCGGCGCTGGAGGGCGCGGACGGCATCGAGGGGAGTCTCGACAACCTGCGCGAGATCCATCGTCGCGGGGTGCGTCTGGTCCAGCTCATCCACTTCCTGAACAACGACGTCGGCCACAAGCAGACGGAGCCGTACATCGACGAGGGGCTGACGGACTTCGGCCGCGAGCTGATCCGTGAGGCCAACCGCCTGGGGATCATCGTCGACCTCGCCCACGCGAACACCCCGACACTGATGGACGCGCTGGAGGTCTCCTCCCAGCCGATGGTCTTCAGCCACACGGGCGTCAAGGCGCTGCACGATGGTGCGCGCTACATCACCGACGAGGAGATCGAGGCGATCGCCGCGCGCGGAGGCATCATCGGGATCTGGCCCGCGAAGGCGCTCGGGAGCGTCACCGACATGGTCGCGCACATCAGTCATGTGAGGGACCTGGTGGGCATCGATCACGTGGCCATCGCGAGCGACCTGCGGGGGATGGAGTACATCCCGGAGTTCGGTGAAGAAGCGAACTTTCGCGCGATCGTGGACGCGCTCATGGACGCGGGCTACAGCGACGAGGAGATCGGCAAGATCATGGGTGGCAACTTCTTCCGACTCTGGCAGCAGGTCGCGGCAGCGAGCGAGGCGTGA